AAAAGATGGGGGTTTGTTAATGTTTTTTTAATTATCCAATGATTTTTCCCATTGCAAGAAGAACTCAAAGGTAAATAGTAGAACAATATTGGTGTATGTGTTGATGCCTTTGAGACATTTTCTCAAGTGAATGACATTTGATATCCCTTGTCAATTAAGGGGCCTTTCGCATGTCAAGTGATGAGGTTGTATTACATGTTGTTGGGCTGAAAAAAGTTGATTTGTGAGTGATAGATTATAACATCACTGGATTCTAGTTAAGACTGATGGATTCTTATTTGGTGAGACCCTATAGGATGGACCGCTCTAGGGACTTAATATTGTGAAACTGACAGTCTCAACCTTGTATGTTATATTGAATATAAAAATAATCGGCTCCAATCATAAGCTGGTTGTCATCATGGTTGAAGTTCGTTTTTTCCTGCTCCCGCTATAATATTATTCACATGCATAAATGCAGAAatgtatttatttgttatttagGTTTTGTTATGCATAATATATTTGTCCTCCATCTCCTTGAGCCTCtggctttctttttctttcttttgagttTGCTGCTTGACTGTGAGCTTGCTTGCATTCTGAGATGCTTCTCATGATTAAACATTAATGCATTTCTTGCACTTTGTTCAAATAGGTACCAATAATAGCCATGGTCATGGGAGAGAAGGGTTTGATGTCTCGAATAGTTTGCCCAAAATTTGGTGGATACCTCACATTTGGTACTCTTGAAGTGGGAAAAGTTTCAGCTCCTGGGCAACCAACAATTAAAGATCTTTTGAATATATACAATTTCAGACAGTTGGGACCAGATACCAGAATATTTGGCATTATCGGGAAGCCTGTTAGCCATAGCAAATCACCTTTATTATATAATGAAGCTTTCAGATCAGTTGGGTTTAATGGTGTTTATATGCCTTTGCTGGTAGATAATGTTGCAAATTTCTTTCAGACTTACTCATCTTTAGATTTTGGTGGCTTCAGGTTTGCTCTCAAAACAGAAACTGGTAGTTTATACAGTTGTCTTTTAGTTTCATCAGGGTAGTCATGCCATTCTCACAGCTTAGAAAGTATCATGTACATCTACATGTATATACCATATCTCATGAGGTTGAATGTACGTACTggatttttcttttatgttttgctttctgtttatttttgtttttcattgGTCATCCTTGTTGTGttcttccaaatttttgtgtgtgtcGTCCATGCCTAATAAATATAATTCATATGCATGTTTATTGTTTTGAAGTAGTTATACAATTTTATGATGTGCAGCTGTACAATTCCTCACAAGGAAGCCATTGTTGACTGCTGTGATGAAGTTGATCCTACCGCTAAGGTATTAGTTATATCATGATCTTATAATGCTTTTCAGCtgttgtttttttgtttgttttgtatttttacaGGGATCAATATTGCAAAATATTCTGATGATTTGTTATATCACATGCAATTACTTGGCTTCTTAATTATCCTGCAGTTGATAGGGGCTGTCAATTGTGTCGTAAGGCGACCTGATGGGAAGTTGTTTGGTTGCAATACAGACTGTGGGTGCAATCTCCGCCATTGAAGAAGCGTTGCAAGGTCAGAATCATTTTATCAGCTGCAAACATCCTTTTCTGAAGTTAGAGCTTCTTAATGTTTGAGCTTTTGTTATTTCCTTGTACAGGCTCACAGCCTATTATGTCTGGGTCACCCTTAGCTGGTAAATTGTTTGTGGTCATTGGTGCTGGTGGCGCTGGCAAGGCACTTGCTTATGGTGCAAAGGAAAAGGGGGCTCGGGTGGTGATTGCTAACCGCACCTATGGTAGTGAAATTCCGTGTAGCTAATGACAATTGCTGAAGTTGAATATGTTACTTTGTACTGATGTGCTGTCTGATAACTTGAAGAACGAGCGAGAGAACTTGCTGATGTAGTTGGAGGTCAGGCTTTGTCTCTTGACGAGCTTAGCCATTTCCATCCAGAAAATGACATGATTCTTGCAAATACCACCTCCATTGGCATGCAACCAAAGGTTGATGATACACCAATCTCTAAGGTTTGCCTCCTTGCATTACTCGTCTTAGATAAAACAACTTGTTATTGAATCCATGTCTTATTAGTTGAACAGCTGCATGGTTAATATCATGCACAGTAAATGGGTAAACAAAGAGGGTTCAGTATTAAAAATACAAGCTTTATAAATTAGAACGGGACAGagttttttaatttcattttgtttGGGGGGTCGGTGGAgatccctttttttttcttattcttttacttcttctttttcttggaaACTTTTTCCCTCAATTAGCTCATACCCAGCATTCAAGAATTGCTTCATGTGTTTCACTGTTTTCTCAGAGGGTACTataattccaaaaataaaatcaTAGCTGGTCGTATTTTTATCACTTCATGTAAACCCTGTGATAGGTGTAATCTTGAAATCTTATTGCCCCTCTTGAAATATgaaagaaaacacaaaaaatggaaaagagcAACAACTTTGTCatgttgttttcaaaaaatatgagaaaaaaaaaattcaaatatctaatactaaaacaatttcaaaataataGCATGAGTTGTAATCGAGGGGAAAAAAATAAAAGCCAATCTTACCTTGCCTAGTATTCTGCTGTAGTCAAACAATAATGTATACATCACGTACATGCAAAATTTTATTTGATGTATTAATTTTTTATACGAAACCAGAAATCTACTCATTACTCATTAAAATAGTTTGAGCAACTACAAATCCTTCTGTTTCTTAGATAAGTTTATTTACTTGTACCCCACAGCAAGTAGGCTTGTACATTCCCTTGATCCATTAAAGCTTTAGCCAATTAATGATTGATTTTGGCCAGATAGGCAATATATTCATGAGTATcaaaattattttcaatttttctgTCTTGGGACAACAGAAATACCTTAAATTAGTTTGACGGACACTCCAAATTATCTTTATTTCCCAATAATGTGTATTATACCATAGAATGACAAGTTTATTAATTAACTCATGAAACTATTACTTTCAAGATATGGTAAATTTATCCACCACAAAATAGTAGCATAAGAATACAAGGTTCTCTGCAAAGAAAAGCCATTTATTAATGATTTAAAACCCTCCTAAACTATTATATGCTTGCATATTTTATGTTTAAACTATCTATATACTATTGTTTATATTACTCCTTGAGCTATAGCTTTCAAGGATTAAACCCCTagttcaatatttttttttaaatatgtgCGTGTTTACTCTCGTAAAACACTTAAAAAAGTGTCGAGTGGCACTACATGTGTCATTTAATTCTTTCTAGATTTCATTTGAAAATAGTTGGTTCAATTATTAATtaggaaggaaaaaaaagtaaaagtaaaaaaagaagataagaaagataaaaagggaaTAGACTCATTTTATGTCCCATTCCCTTGAGAGACGTGAATTAATAGTTGGTTTTGGTTGTGTGCAAAAATGTGATTGTTTATGGAGTTTTTAAGCTGTTAACTCATACTAATAATTTATACAAAGAGTTATGATAATCCCAAGGAGAAAATAGGATAAGTCACGGAATGACTTACGTAGAATATCTCCATGTTTACATATTcaccctttttttttaattcccctCCGCATTGATTCTCTTTTGATCCCTCTTTGTTGGAGTTATTGCTCTTTAGTGACTTGAACCCACGATCCTGGAGTTGTAGGTGAAGGGTGCTGACCATTTGATTCACCGGTCTTCTCCCGAACTCACCTTCTTCATTTTCACTATTTTAGTAGAAGAGATATTTCAATCGAATATTGTTGCAATTAATATACATATGCGGTCCGCGAAGAGAAGGATTGTCCTCGTATATGATTTCATCAAATGTACTGAGCTGACCTTTAGGTTTGGAAATAACACCTAATAAATTGTTGTTTATTGTAGATGGTCAATGAATGAAGCGCCAGTTCTCATCACGTATTCTGTCACTCAAATTGTTATCAGAGAGATCTAAACATCCAATTTTATGCAAATTAGAGAATATTTACACTGTATATAattgatatacactctgtatataaTTGATATACACTCAAactacactctgtatacactgtgtatacactggaaaaacgaattgcaatctgatatcctcttcagtaagaattcaacatcggctatacattgcattccttcctctcagaattttcattcgacttctgagttctcctcccttgttctgcattgttttaaaactacaaacaaagcaactgtaagtgtgatttgctgccgaactttgcgttcgctgaaatactggggtttgaagtaccactacaccagtgtgtaatttgttctatcctaggaggaaataatccataaccttgggtactaggagcagattaaattccttaaggaaacactatgaatttagtgggctcgaattaatttttgtttcagttatatcatttatatttacgtaTGTTACTGCTGTAGGTAGCTGATAAAGAGGATAATATATATCTAAGAGTgaaaaagttaaaacttgatcttccatcattccatatttataccaGATAAGAAGTACTATacaggaaacaacaacaacaagcttaaggaatttaataattttaacttctatatttgtgttacttttattattctagaaacttaaaacctttgtggttttgtgtactcccatttggagagtaaagccttcgtggcgttttgttggagattaaaatctacgtgatttttcactccagttttaaacgtttgtttgtgtcatttttacagtaaaatggcgaatgacggaaatcaagctgttccgatgaagactgccaacgcatcgacaagtcgAACTCCGGCGTTGGCACCGACAGAGAAATCcagaaaattttccgggatggatttcaagcgctggcagcaaaagatgttcttctactttactacattatgtctacagaagttcatcaaggaagatgttcctgatcttccagatgaaactccagagaatgatagctttctcgtgattgaggcgtggaagcattctgacttcttgtggaggaattatattcttagcggactggaggataatctgtataatgtatacagtggcgtggagacgtcaaaagaattgtggaatgcgcttgaaaagaaatacaaaactgaagatgccgggatgaagaaattcgtcgctgcaaaatttttggactacaaaatggtagatagcaagtctgttattacccaagtccaggagttacaagtgattattcatgatctacttgctaaaagtatatttcaaatgaatgctaatgttgaaagtaaaatttttagtaattttactaacggaattttcattgaaggtcttgtcatcaacgatgcattccaagtagcagcaataattgagaagttgcctccattgtggaaggactttaaaaattatttgaaacacaaacgaaaggagatgtcccttgaagatctcattgttcgattgagaatcgaagaggacaataaagctgctgaaagaagaggccgtggaaattcaacaataatgggagcaaatattgttgaagataacaaaaagagaaagaaggcttctggtccgaaatacaacccaagcaagaagcggttcagtggaaactgctacaactgtgggaaaaccggacacaaatctacggagtgtcgtgctcggaagaaagacaagtaaagggtcaagcaaacatggtagaaaagcatgttgatgttgatgacttgtgcgccatgctttctgaatgcaacctggtaggaaacccaaaggagtggtggattgattctggagccactcgccatgtttgtgctgtaagggaagcattttctacatatgtttctgttggacccgaagagacgctctctatgggaaatgctgctacaACAAACATTGAAGGACACAgtaagatatttctcaagatgacttctggcaaggtcatgactgtgaacaacgtccttcatgttcccgagattaggaagaacttagtctctactggacttcttgtaaaacacggtttcaagtgcgtttttgtatctaacaaggtagtgattagtaagaatgaaatgtttgtaggaaaatgtTACCTTACTAAGGGcattttcaagctgaatgtaatagttgttgaaactaataataaaacttcagcttcttcttacttacttgagtcaaatgatttatgacaTGTACGTTtcggtcatgtcaattataaaaccttgcgaaaaatgattaacctggaagtattgcctaagtttgaacgcaaaaaattaaaatgtcaaatatgtgtgaaatctaagtatgttaaacatccttataagtcggttgaaaggaactcaaatcctttagacttaattcacacaatATTTGTGACAtaaagtcaataccatctcgcggtgaaaagaagtatttcataactattattgacgatggtactcgatattgctatgtttacttacttaatagtaaagatgaagcaatagacgcattcaagcaatacaaaaatgaattgaaacgcaacttaacaagaaaatcaaaatgataagaagtgataggggtggtgaatatgaatctccttttgaacaaatatgtttagaatatggaattattcatcaaacaacatccccttacacgccccaatccaatgggattgcgaaaagaaagaatcgttcattaaaggagatgatgaacgcattgttgataagttctggtttgccacataacttgtggggggaagccattcttacggccagccgaatactaaatcgagtacccatagcaaaacacaatccattccatatgaaaaatagaaaggaaagaagcacaacttgaattattttaaagtgtgggagtgtttggcaaaagtgcaagctcctaaacccaaaagggtaaaaataggaccgaaaacagttgattgtattttcataggatatacgactaatagtaaagcatatcgatttctggttcataaatcagaaaatcccgacattcataataatacggttatagaatcagataatgttgagttctttgaaaatatatatccgtataaaaaggaatgcgagtcgattggtgaaggatctaaacgacctcgggaagaaacaaaagaaagtacatttaatcagggggatccaagacgtagtaaacgtcaaagaacgtctaatTCGTTTGGaccggattttgtgactttcttattggaaaatgagcctcgaacatttaaagaaggtaggtcttcttcggaatcattgttctggaaagaggcagtcaatagtgaaatagaatccatattgaacaatcatacatgggaattggttgattttcctcttggaaataaacctttgggttctaaatggatttttaagagaaaaatgaaagatgatggcactattgataaatttaaggcaagacttgctgtcaaagggtatagacaacgagaaggtcttgactactttgatacatactccctagttacaaggattacgtccatatggatgttagtagcattagctgcagtgtacggtcttgaaattcatcaaatagatgttaaaacggccttcttaaatggagagttggaggaagaaatttacatggaacaacctgaagggtttgtggtttcaggtaaagaaaataaggtatgtagacttgttaagtcccgttacggactaaaacaagcacccaaacaatggcatgcgaaatttgaccaaacaatgttgtcaaatggttttaagataaatgaatgtgataaatgtgtgtacattaaaaatattccaaatcacatagtcattgtttgcctatatgtggatgatatgctgataatgagtaataacat
Above is a window of Nicotiana tabacum cultivar K326 chromosome 8, ASM71507v2, whole genome shotgun sequence DNA encoding:
- the LOC142162680 gene encoding uncharacterized protein LOC142162680, coding for MANDGNQAVPMKTANASTSRTPALAPTEKSRKFSGMDFKRWQQKMFFYFTTLCLQKFIKEDVPDLPDETPENDSFLVIEAWKHSDFLWRNYILSGLEDNLYNVYSGVETSKELWNALEKKYKTEDAGMKKFVAAKFLDYKMVDSKSVITQVQELQVIIHDLLAKSLVINDAFQVAAIIEKLPPLWKDFKNYLKHKRKEMSLEDLIVRLRIEEDNKAAERRGRGNSTIMGANIVEDNKKRKKASGPKYNPSKKRFSGNCYNCGKTGHKSTECRARKKDK